TCTAGCTGGTTAGGATACTTGACTCTCACCCGAGAGACCCGGGTTCGAGTCCCGTCAACGGAattccttttatttttatttttgggcCGTTTCTACCTGCTCATCATTATGCTAAGGAGGCATGCCTAAGTCATGTGTTGGCTAAAGTAACGTCCCCTCTCCATAATAGCATTAAACCACCACTAAGGCCCTCCGAACTTACTGCCTCTGCGTTAGGAAAACCCAGCGATTTCTTCAAAACCATAGCCCGATTTCTGTGCATCTTTGTTTCCATCAAAAACAACACTGCAGGCCTCACTGTCTGCAGCACATGGTGTAGTTCTTGAACTGCCTCAGGCCGCCCACTGCCCCGGCAGTTCACACTTAGGAGATTCATTGTGCCCGGCGTGACCGCTCCTTGGAGACCCAGATATTCATGCTATCAAAACACACACACGGACCCTGGTGTTTTCACAGAAGCAGGGTAGTTCGAACAAAACGTCGAACACCTTGAGGGCAGCCGTAGAGCATCCTATTCAGACTCGTGCAACTGCAGGTAGTCTTAAAGAAAAGAGGGCAGAGCGCAGCAAGGATGACCTCCGCGACGAGAACAAAGATGTGGCGCGTCACCAAAGATCGGTGTTGTaaaagggggcggcggcgctagaggCGGCAGCGCTGGAGCAGTGGCGAcactagggcggcggcggcgctagagcggcggcggcgctaaagTCTGTCGAGGTCGCATATAGATGTCTTACTCTCGTGTGAAGCTTTAGGCGTTCGACATTGGCGCCTAACTGGTTTTTATGGGGAACCGAGGAGGGAAATGCGTAAGAATAGTTGGTACCTTCTCCGATTTCTACGAGCACAGCTGAATGCACCATGGCTGTGTGTTGGAGACTTCAACGAAGTGCTTGAGGCAAATGAGCAATTTGGTGGAAACGAGAGGGAACAATGGCAAATGGATGGCTTCCAGAAAGTGGTGCATGACTGTGGTTTTGTCGATCTTGGCTTCTCAGGTTTGCCATATACATGGGATAACCGGCAAGACGGTGACAGGAATGTTAAGGAATGTTAAAGTCCGCTTGGACCGGGGTTTGGGTGACCACAGGTTCCTGGAGCTAATGGGGGAGACTGTGGTTAAGCACATTCCCCTAGCTCAATCTGATCATTGTGCTGTACTAGTGGAGATTCGCATGTCAcaaggaggagagagaaagaataAAAGGAGAAATCGACGACCTTTTCGATATGAAAACATGTGGCAGCGGCATGATAATTATTTACCGTTTGTGGAGAGAACATGGGATCCGGGGCCAGGCACTAGTGATTTATCTTCAGTTGCATCCTCACTAGCTGCATTGCGATCCTCCTTGAGCTCCTGGGATAAAGAGGTATTTGGTTCTGTGAAAGAAAAGATCAAATCCATCCGGGAAAAGCTTGAGGAGGAAAGAAGTGACACCTTGTATAGAGGGCCAACAGTTCGAGAAAAGAACCTCATGGCTGAGCTTTCAGAAGTTCTAATGAGAGAAGAAATGATGGAACGACAACACTCTCGAGTTGAATGGTTACGGGAGGGCGATAGGAATACGGGTTATTTTCAGGCAAAAGCTAAAGCACGAGCGAGAACCAATAGAATTCGAACTCTGCGTTCTGAGGATGGAACAGTTTACACATCGCAAAAGGATCTACAAAGGCTAGCAAGCAACTTCTATCAACAGTTGTTCACAGCCCAAGCTGATTTGCAGCCAGAAAAGGTGTGTGATTTTGTGCCGCGGAGAGTGTCGGACCAAATGAATGAAATGTTGTGCCGGCCGTTCACTCCTGAGGAGGTTGAAGtagccctgttccagatgggaCCGAATAAGGCTCCTGGGGAGGATAGTTTCACAGCTGGTTTCTTCCAAAAGCATTGGGCTTTGATGAAAGAAAATGTGACAGTAGCGGTGTTGGGTTTTTTGAATGGTGGTGAACTCCCAGAGCAAATCAATAGGACAGTACTGGTTCTTATCCCTAAAGTTGCCAATCCACAGGAGCTCACACAATTCAGACCAATTTCTTTGTGCAATGTGCTTTACAAACTCTGCTAAAAAACAATGGCCAATAGACTTCGGTTGGTGTTAGATGAAGTTATTTCTGAGGAGCAGAGTGCATTTATTCCTGGCCGGCTTATTACAGATAATGTGGTGATTGCTTACGAGTGTATACACTACCTGAGGAACAAAAAGGGTAAGTCCGGTGCATGTGCAGTGAAGCTTGATATGGCTAAAGCTTACAACCGGGTGGAATGGAACTATTTGAATTTGGTGATGGGTGCCCTTGGTTTTGCTGATAGATGGCATGATCTGGTGATGCGTTCATAGTCACAGAATTCGGGGTCGATGTCTCATCCCACGACCCGGGAACGctgttccgattcgagggtcggggtcgaagagggtcagtgtcccattcaaggttggatcgcgtcccggtttgagaggggtcgcagccccattgctagcagatttaattgggataagaagGTTATTGATAGCGGATTGAGGTGGTTTTTATTAGATAATAAGCTGAGTACGTGTAGTATGATCTAAATGTACTATTTtgtatgtttcttatatgcttgtgcagattagtttcttcattaatagcacacatatatatatatatatatatagtttttgtctttttaaAGACGCATCGACCCGAAAATATCGACCCGAATGAATTAGAGTCgcgttccacataataatttatcgttccatagagatatacccccttcgtaccacaattttataaagtgacgtccctcgaccctcgaccccgttcctcgacccggtcgacccaggaactttgtgactatggatGCGTTGTGTAACCTCTGTCTCTTTCTCGGTTCGAGTGAATGGTATGCTCTCCCAATCCTTTATACCGTCTCGTGGAATCAGGCAGGGTGATCCGATCTCGCCGTATCTGTTTTTGTTATGTGCGGAAGGACTGACTTGTATGCTAAAAGCAATTGGTCCACAATATATCTCGAGAGGGATTCGGGTTAGCCAACGTGCACCATGGATATCCCACCTGTTATTTGCAGATGACTGCCTAATCTTTAGCCAGGCAGACAGGAGGAATGCTGATCGGATTGCACAGATCCTAGACATTTACAACAAGGGCTCTGGACAGTTggtaaacaagcataaatctgCTGTGTTTTTCAGTGATAATTGTGGTCCGGGTGTCAAGCAAGAGGTGCTTCAGTCTCTTGAGATTACTACTGAAGCACTGGGAGAAAGATACTTGGGACTACCTACGGCAGTAGGAAAGGTGGCTGATGGTACATTTAATTTTTCTGCTGATCGTATAAGGAACTTTGTGTACGGTTGGGGAGAGAATGATTTGAGTTGTGCTGGTAGAGAAGTTCTGATCAAAGCTAATGCTCAGGCGGTTCCTACATATACTATGAGCTATTTCAGGTTACCAGCTCCTGTGTGCAAGAGAATGAAGACATATATCTCAAATTACTGGTGGGGAAGTGCAGTGGATAGTCACAAAATCCACTGGCAGAGATGGTCGAAATTGACGACGCCGAAGGGGGAAGGGGGCATGGGTTTCCGGGACCTGCCTCTCTTTAATAAGGCGATGCTTGGGAAACAGGGATGGAGATTAATTACAAGGCCGGATTCACTTTGTGCAAGGGTAATAAAGGGTAAATATTTCCCGAATGGTGAATTCCTGACAGCAAACAGGAAGAAAAGAAGTTCTGAAACTTGGAGAGCTATGTTACATGGGAGAGAAGCATTGGTGAAGGGGATAATTAAAAGAGTTGGCCCTGGATCATCAATTAATATTTGGAATGATAACTGGATTCCAGGGCTTCGTTCTCTAAAGCCTACCACACGGCTGGAAGGAGCTTCTGTACATTTTGTAAATGAGTTATTTTTGCCGGGGACAAGAGTTTGGAATGTTGACCTGGTGCAGGACTCTTTTATATCAAGGGATGCTGAGGAGATACTGAAGATAAGGCCTGGTGCTCGAATGGAAGAtgatgggctgggctgggtgCATGAACGGAGTGGCCAATATTCTGTACGTTCAAGTTATCGGCTACTGAAAATGGAACAGAGTGAAAGGGAGACAGATGTTGCAAATGAACCTAGCTCTTCTTGTGAAGCGTTTTGGTGGAGAAAGCTTTGGAAGCTAAAAATACCGCCAAAAATTCGCATCTtctggtggagatcaattcataattacctgcCGTCTAAACAAGAACTGAAGAGGAGGCATGTGACCCAAGAGGACTTTTGCGAGGTATGTGGAACGCAGGGTGAGTCAATATATCATATTGCTTTTGATTGTACCATTGCAAAACGATTCTGGCAGGCAACTAAGGAGATTACCGGAGTAAAACTACCGGAGCTGCGTACGAGTATGTGGGCGAAGGATTTACTTGCAGGTGATTGTTGTTCGGACACGGATGCGGCCATGATTATTTGTGGTGTCTGGTCGCTATGGTCCGGAAGAAATGCGAGAAGGCATGGACGTGATCGCTGGGATCCAAACGCTGCGGTACGGCATGTGGTGGCAATGCTGGAGGATATGATGTGTCTGGAGACGACAAGTATGCTGGCACCTCCTCGTCAGCGGATCATGTGGAAGAAGCCACCACTAGGTTGGATGAAGGTCAATACTGATGCTGCCTTTGTTTCGGCCACTGGTGATGAAGCAGGTGGCGCTGTTGTGAGGAACTCGCAGGGAGAGATTATGATGGCAGCAGCAAGATTTTACAAACACCTACCGGATGTGTTAACAAGTGAAGCACTGGCGGCGCGGGATGGTGTGATGCTGGCTCAAGAGCTTGGAGTGGAGCAACTAATTCTGGAGCTTGATAATTCTACTCTAGTTGCATTGATCCGGTCAGAAGATGGGGGCTGTTGTGCAATTGCAGGTCTTTGGCAAGAAATCCGGGAGCGTAGCAGGGTTTTCCATTCTTTTGATATTTCTTTTGTAAATAGGGAGGGCAATGAGGTAGCTCATCTGTGTGCGAGCAAGGCCTCGGCGTCATTTCCTTTGCTGTCCTGATCTGGCTGCTTTCCGAACTGGCTAATGGAAGCAGTTAGCAAGGATTGTAATAACCCTGCGATTCAGTAATGAAGCTCCTttctgctcaaaaaaaaaaagtcatgtGTTGGCTAACAAACATATCCGAACATTCCTGCTACAAAAAATTTGATCCCTCCCTCCATATGGGATTCCTATACTGCGCCATGCTTATGttttctctttgtttgtttgcaaAGGACCATGTGCAAGTCAGTTCAGCCTTTCACATCTGCTCCGATAATGCAAACTGTTTACATAACAAGTGAAAAAAATGGTACTTGCCTCTTCTGATCAAACATTCAATATGTTTTAAAGACCGCTGATTCTTCTACTCTCCATGAAGAAACTTGGCTCCAGTTTGACCAGCATGGTCCTGTTTCTACCAGGTCCCTTCTAATCCATGGCAAAGTTTCTGCACAAAGCTAAAACCAGTAAACCACTATCGAGCCTCATTTGCATCAAGCATCACGTAGCTGACTAGAGTTCCTCAAATCCTTCTTCGTCGGCATCCTCCTCTATTCTTTCAAAATGCATCCAGAAGCTCTCCATCTACCAAAGCCAGGGAAAGGAAAAATGAACTTCGTCATGCCAACCTAAGGATGActtaaagtaaaaaaaaaaagaggaatttTTAAGGCTGATTTCACAAGCAAGATTTGATAGAAGGATATGTGGTAAGGTTCTTATGTAATCCTTTTTTTTACACCGGTTCTTATGAAAGTACTGTTGCAGAAAGGTACAAACTAGTACAGGTGGTAAGCGACAGCAATCCAGATTTTTCCTTCAGGCCATGGAAACGGTGAGAGGTTGCACCATTTGCTATTTCTGAGCTAGTAGTTTCTTGGAGATTCATCTATAAATTTGACTTTTCCAGATAGGTTTCAGTGTTTCACATTCAActgcattttctttttctagtCACAGAGTTGATGCAAGGACCTGATCTCTTGGCTGTCTGATTGCACAGGTATTACAACTGGATGGTCAGAGAATAGGTCCTGACAAAAGAATGCCACTAGGAACTAGCTGGGTATCAGATCTACAATCAAAATTTCTCAACAGAGCTATAAACGATATGGAGCAGTGAGTCACATACTACCAATAGTGAAGCGTTTTCTTTTTCATGAAAAAATTGAGTATGTATATACCATTTTCTCATATGGTCCAAAACCAATTTGAACATAAAACACATGGGCCCTCAATGGTTTATTACTTGTACGTGCTTTTTTATGCTAGGATACTTAAATGTATTGTTGGCACTTGGCAATGTATTTCATACAGAATTGATAGTGATAGCTAAAAATAGGCTATCAAAAAGTTTGTTTTTTGCCTGgctcttgaaaaaaaaaatcagactgTTCTAGACCAATATCAGGTTGATATTTTCAGAATCATTTGAATTTAGATTTCATAGTGCCTACCAGAAAGCAGTCATAATTTGCTAACTGTTCCTCTAGCAGGATACATTCTGCTCAGATCATATTGGCCAGAAGCCGGTGAAATATTGGCCATGATCTTAAAATCTGCTCAGATCATCTTAACTTTAAAATATCgaagtgaaaaaaaaatcaagtggAAATTATTCTCTGGCTTACCTGTGCGTCTGAAAACCGCAGCTGTTCTGCAACAAAAAGCATTCTGCCACGTCGTTCCCATGGAGTAGCTAGATCTAAGCCAATATCCTTTGCAACATCATCATATTGCACAAAGTTGACTCGAAAACCCTGAGTAAAGAAAAACTTTTCCAGATTCTCCTGTTCCAATGCCTGCAAGACATTGTACAGGGGAACAATTATTGACAACCCATTCTAAAGACAATATGGGATTTTGAAGTATATTCGTAATCAACCATGTCCATTGATGCCGTACAATCTGGAAAATTGGGCAGCTCTCCTATGAAGATACTTCCTTTCATTGCTAAATTACTTATAACATGAAGGAGATTTTCCAAACTCGTGGTTGTGGGCAGAGGTAAACCCTGCAATGATTAAAATTTCATTACACAAAAGGCAGATGACCATAGGACCAAGAGAACACCAAATATCCAAATTAATGACACAAAAAACCAATGATAATGTTCGAGAGTGCATGTACACTAGGAAGGTTTTCCCTGTTTTGAACTTGGTTTCATGGTTTGAGGTTTCATGGTGAATACATTTAGCACATAATCTGCTAGTGTTAAGACATAAATTGGTTCAATCCTTTCATGTTGTTACTGACTGAAAGCTAAGAGCACAAAAAGTTAATATATACCATGATTGAATTGCTGCATCGTGCTCCAGTCCAATCAAAACATTTGTAAATTCGGATTTGAAATATGCATTTTTGGATAGAATTAAACAGATATATAAGGAGATGAACTAAAAATTTACCAAGGTTACGATTTTAGGTTAAGCTAACTACCTGCAGTACCCACAAGCTGAGCCTATTCCCATTGAAACCATTTTTGCTCAAGCCCTCTTGTAAATCAGGGGACTCCAAAGGAGTATGAAGCACGACACAATTTCGTGATACTTTTGCTCCAGATCCTGTGAACCACAAGAAATAAGGAATGCACATTAAATTTTGGCAATCATTAATGATGCTCTCAGTTTTCTTAAAAAAGTAAGAAGATCAATCAGATGCCACTGAAAAGTTCATGGGCACTATCGCTTTAGTGACCGCGCCATGACAACGGGGAAAACACACAACAAAGGGCCTTTTTTTTGCGCAAACCAGGGCTCCTACCCTGGTTAGCAGCCTTGTAACTGGAGGACAGACCACAGTACAATTAGCACATTCTCACTACATCTGTTTCAAATAATCGACTTCTGTGATTACAAGCTTCTGTGGAGAACTACTTTCTCCAGGTGCTATTTTTTTATTACCAAATCTGTTCTTTGGAAGGATTGAAGGACTTGACTAAATAAAACTTGATAGTTTGAGGGCTCAAAATCAAGCCAGAAAATCATTAGTACAGTGGCTTAATTGACCAAACTAAAATGGTTCATGTACTGAAGGAGGTATATTGTTGAAAAAATGGCAGATCATATGTTTTGATAGAACTAACAGCATAAACATGGGGAGAAAACTTGTCATCAATTGTTCGAAACAAATGAAACAAAGGAACTTTTGATTCTATAAGTCCATATTACACCTCTAAGCTGCTGAGTTGCTGCACTGAAAACTGTTCCTGGTGACACGTCATATACAACAGATAGCCTAGGCCAGCTCAGCCTGTATGGACGAGTGTCCATTCCATCTGTCAACAGAACAATCTATAAGGAATGAGCCAACATATTCTCCATCAGTTGGAAGCAAAGGGTTTAGCATAACATTTAGTTAAATTTACCTGTCTAATATCTTCTGAATTGCTGATCAAACTCTGTAATTTGTCATCAATATATCTGGTTGTTAGCCTATATTGGTCTTGGCAAGCCACTGCATGTGAAACTAGATGATCCATATGACGATGTGCCACATCGTGTGAAAGAAGAACTGCGGCATATGGATCGATGAAAAGAGGATCTGCAAGCATAGCATCATTACATTTGAACCAACAAATCAGCACACATTTGCAGCCTAACGAAGTTAATACTCTACAGTGGTTATTATCAGAGGTTTCCAAGGAAAGAGTATAGCATGATTCAAACACTAGTGGACATACACCAACATTTGCATCATGATAAACTTAGCATCTCCCATTGTGATTAAATAACTTGAAAGTGAACCATGTCAAATAGAGTGCACGTGTACCATTCCCTTGCTAAATAAGTCCATAATGGAAAGAATATAATTATATACAGCCACCGAGGTTTCGCCTTTCGCAAGTGAAAAAGAATCGCAATGGCAggtagttcgagatgagcaaCTATATCTTATCCTCAATTCTTCGAACAGGCAGCGCGCAGTTCAGCAGCACTAGCCAGATCGAAAACTCAATCAACCAACAACGCATGAAAGGTAGTCAGGAAAAAAAAACCTGAGCGGCGAGACTCCTCGTCCCGGACGCGAgcggcgcggagggcggcgaggAAGTGCTGGTCGACCTCCTCGGGCTCCGGGATCGGGCCTCCGCggggcgcgtcggcggcggtggccaagGGGGGCTGCGGCGAGCGCCTCCTGCTGCCCAAGGAGCCGGCACAGCAGGACgggcgtagcggcggcggcagggtcgGCGGCGTGAGACGCACGgttggggccgccgccgccgccgccgccgg
This portion of the Panicum virgatum strain AP13 chromosome 2N, P.virgatum_v5, whole genome shotgun sequence genome encodes:
- the LOC120658007 gene encoding O-methyltransferase 1, chloroplastic-like, with translation MVGLCIITASPAAAAAAAPTVRLTPPTLPPPLRPSCCAGSLGSRRRSPQPPLATAADAPRGGPIPEPEEVDQHFLAALRAARVRDEESRRSDPLFIDPYAAVLLSHDVAHRHMDHLVSHAVACQDQYRLTTRYIDDKLQSLISNSEDIRQIVLLTDGMDTRPYRLSWPRLSVVYDVSPGTVFSAATQQLRGSGAKVSRNCVVLHTPLESPDLQEGLSKNGFNGNRLSLWVLQGLPLPTTTSLENLLHVISNLAMKGSIFIGELPNFPDCTASMDMALEQENLEKFFFTQGFRVNFVQYDDVAKDIGLDLATPWERRGRMLFVAEQLRFSDAQMESFWMHFERIEEDADEEGFEEL